A DNA window from Malus domestica chromosome 12, GDT2T_hap1 contains the following coding sequences:
- the LOC103451166 gene encoding putative metallophosphoesterase At3g03305 isoform X1, with product MGGGSSGILMMVFRVIMLCHCLPLYLNLNLNLYAVAVAVTTTEESEEEFQQQLRRAVDVKGGPDSVVWVVQLSDLHFSVHHPDRALDFKNFVGPALSFINPSLVFITGDLTDGKSKDLLTMKQNEDEWLEYHNVMEDVIKRSRLDKTLFFDLRGNHDNFGVPQLGGSFDFFSKYSISGQLGRRRNVNSVTLQTGDRKHLFVGVDTTMSVGLRGPTNLFGHPTDQLLAELDTHLSQWDSRSQEPLSKISFGHFPLSFSVTSNSGKRLKDIFLNHSISAYICGHLHSSFGRNLKRRHQLSRHFLSLQKFFQLNVHQPYFHSAVNCSTEAPAAKEFWEWEMGDWRRSRAMRILAIDRGHVSYVDIDFKSGTKKTIILPTFPLDSRFMSTSSSHHEYECHDMVPLSYGTVRALVFSVSPIVSVTTKIYDSRPGFLNLVFEAPMQMIGDNTSRGDLYVAPWNHRAFEDPVPSRYWLQIEATDFMGRSILSDLRPFSVNGLTTMTSWTWKEFMVMGCQWDALYYPMLWCAVYFVLSILLIPKAILTFSVRHFTYKNKGFVNAVGLVFQELCRLPVAWFGFLGYLFYLILFPWVTGQVFTDGKDKGYMTYMGWVVKSFNQKGKHEYVGSPDVMVVVLPHLVFVVFPALFLTAALATEKQISREHFLSVTGKKEDDYGPEEKRSLWYDYSGNRRSNSGVGNRWIRNVLLVLCFAVCWKHFMNCRTLIKAYEMNPILHFPGYSLTIPLLLAYTAYKTRSV from the exons ATGGGTGGTGGGTCGAGTGGCATTCTGATGATGGTGTTTAGGGTAATAATGCTCTGCCACTGCCTCCCTCTATATCTCAATCTCAATCTCAATCTGTATGCGGTAGCGGTAGCAGTAACAACGACTGAAGAATCCGAAGAAGAATTCCAACAACAACTGAGGAGGGCGGTAGATGTGAAGGGAGGCCCCGACTCAGTTGTGTGGGTGGTTCAGCTCTCTGATCTCCATTTCAGCGTCCACCATCCCGACAGAGCTCTCgacttcaagaattttgtgggTCCCGCCCTCTCCTTCATCAACCCTTCTCTCGTCTTCATCACCGGTGACCTCACAG ATGGAAAAAGCAAGGATTTGTTGACAATGAAGCAAAATGAGGACGAGTGGCTGGAATACCACAACGTCATGGAGGACGTCATCAAAAGGAGTCGACTTGACAAGACCCTCTTCTTTGATCTCAGAGGAAATCACGACAACTTTGGCGTGCCACAGCTCGGCGGCTCCTTTGATTTCTTTTCAAAGTACAGCATCAGTGGCCAGTTGGGCAGAAGACGGAATGTCAACAGTGTCACTCTTCAG ACTGGTGATCGGAAGCATCTCTTTGTTGGAGTTGATACCACAATGTCTGTTGGTTTACGAGGTCCAACTAATCTCTTTGGGCATCCAACTGATCAACTATTAGCAGAATTGGATACACACCTCTCTCAGTGGGACTCTAGATCACAAGAACCATTAAGCAAGATTTCCTTTGGGCATTTTCCTCTTTCATTCTCAGTGACCTCAAACTCCGGGAAGAGACTAAAAGATATATTCCTCAATCATTCCATATCAGCTTATATATGTGGGCATCTGCATTCTAGCTTTGGCAGAAACTTGAAGAGGCGCCATCAGTTGAGTCGTCACTTTTTATCCTTGCAAAAGTTTTTCCAGCTTAATGTACACCAGCCCTATTTTCATAGTGCTGTTAACTGTTCAACTGAAGCCCCAGCCGCCAAAGAGTTCTGGGAGTGGGAGATGGGTGACTGGAGGAGGAGCAGAGCCATGAGAATTTTGGCCATTGATAGAGGCCATGTTTCGTATGTTGACATTGACTTCAAGTCAGGCACCAAAAAGACTATCATATTGCCAACTTTTCCCCTGGACTCACGGTTCATGTCAACATCTTCATCCCATCACGAGTATGAATGTCATGATATGGTCCCTTTATCTTATGGGACAGTTAGAGCCCTGGTGTTTTCTGTTTCTCCAATTGTATCAGTTACAACTAAGATCTATGACTCAAGACCTGGATTTCTCAATCTGGTATTTGAGGCACCCATGCAAATGATTGGGGATAACACCTCCAGGGGAGATCTTTATGTTGCTCCATGGAATCATAGAGCCTTTGAGGATCCAGTCCCTAGCAGATATTGGTTGCAAATAGAAGCAACAGACTTCATGGGCAGATCAATTTTATCTGATTTGAGGCCATTTTCTGTTAATGGCCTTACTACTATGACTTCATGGACCTGGAAGGAATTTATGGTCATGGGTTGTCAATGGGATGCCTTGTATTACCCAATGCTCTGGTGTGCTGTATATTTCGTACTCTCCATCCTCCTTATTCCAAAAGCTATCCTCACTTTCTCAGTTAGGCATTTCacttacaagaataagggcttcGTGAATGCTGTAGGATTGGTTTTTCAGGAGCTCTGCAGGCTTCCCGTAGCATGGTTTGGTTTTTTAGGATACTTGTTCTACCTTATATTATTCCCCTGGGTTACTGGGCAAGTTTTCACTGACGGCAAGGATAAAGGATACATGACCTATATGGGGTGGGTGGTCAAATCTTTTAATCAGAAGGGAAAACATGAGTATGTTGGATCTCCAGATGTAATGGTAGTGGTTCTTCCACATCTCGTCTTTGTGGTTTTTCCTGCTCTTTTCCTGACTGCAGCTTTGGCTACTGAAAAACAGATCTCCAGAGAACATTTTCTCTCCGTTACAGGGAAGAAAGAAGATGACTATGGTCCAGAGGAAAAGAGATCTTTATGGTACGATTACTCAGGTAATAGGAGATCAAATTCTGGTGTTGGAAACCGGTGGATTCGAAATGTACTTTTGGTTCTTTGCTTTGCAGTTTGTTGGAAGCACTTTATG AATTGCAGGACTCTCATCAAAGCATATGAGATGAATCCCATTCTCCATTTTCCTGGATATAGCCTAACAATTCCACTACTGTTGGCTTATACGGCCTACAAAACCAGGAGTGTATAA
- the LOC103451166 gene encoding putative metallophosphoesterase At3g03305 isoform X2 — protein MGGGSSGILMMVFRVIMLCHCLPLYLNLNLNLYAVAVAVTTTEESEEEFQQQLRRAVDVKGGPDSVVWVVQLSDLHFSVHHPDRALDFKNFVGPALSFINPSLVFITGDLTDGKSKDLLTMKQNEDEWLEYHNVMEDVIKRSRLDKTLFFDLRGNHDNFGVPQLGGSFDFFSKYSISGQLGRRRNVNSVTLQTGDRKHLFVGVDTTMSVGLRGPTNLFGHPTDQLLAELDTHLSQWDSRSQEPLSKISFGHFPLSFSVTSNSGKRLKDIFLNHSISAYICGHLHSSFGRNLKRRHQLSRHFLSLQKFFQLNVHQPYFHSAVNCSTEAPAAKEFWEWEMGDWRRSRAMRILAIDRGHVSYVDIDFKSGTKKTIILPTFPLDSRFMSTSSSHHEYECHDMVPLSYGTVRALVFSVSPIVSVTTKIYDSRPGFLNLVFEAPMQMIGDNTSRGDLYVAPWNHRAFEDPVPSRYWLQIEATDFMGRSILSDLRPFSVNGLTTMTSWTWKEFMVMGCQWDALYYPMLWCAVYFVLSILLIPKAILTFSVRHFTYKNKGFVNAVGLVFQELCRLPVAWFGFLGYLFYLILFPWVTGQVFTDGKDKGYMTYMGWVVKSFNQKGKHEYVGSPDVMISREHFLSVTGKKEDDYGPEEKRSLWYDYSGNRRSNSGVGNRWIRNVLLVLCFAVCWKHFMNCRTLIKAYEMNPILHFPGYSLTIPLLLAYTAYKTRSV, from the exons ATGGGTGGTGGGTCGAGTGGCATTCTGATGATGGTGTTTAGGGTAATAATGCTCTGCCACTGCCTCCCTCTATATCTCAATCTCAATCTCAATCTGTATGCGGTAGCGGTAGCAGTAACAACGACTGAAGAATCCGAAGAAGAATTCCAACAACAACTGAGGAGGGCGGTAGATGTGAAGGGAGGCCCCGACTCAGTTGTGTGGGTGGTTCAGCTCTCTGATCTCCATTTCAGCGTCCACCATCCCGACAGAGCTCTCgacttcaagaattttgtgggTCCCGCCCTCTCCTTCATCAACCCTTCTCTCGTCTTCATCACCGGTGACCTCACAG ATGGAAAAAGCAAGGATTTGTTGACAATGAAGCAAAATGAGGACGAGTGGCTGGAATACCACAACGTCATGGAGGACGTCATCAAAAGGAGTCGACTTGACAAGACCCTCTTCTTTGATCTCAGAGGAAATCACGACAACTTTGGCGTGCCACAGCTCGGCGGCTCCTTTGATTTCTTTTCAAAGTACAGCATCAGTGGCCAGTTGGGCAGAAGACGGAATGTCAACAGTGTCACTCTTCAG ACTGGTGATCGGAAGCATCTCTTTGTTGGAGTTGATACCACAATGTCTGTTGGTTTACGAGGTCCAACTAATCTCTTTGGGCATCCAACTGATCAACTATTAGCAGAATTGGATACACACCTCTCTCAGTGGGACTCTAGATCACAAGAACCATTAAGCAAGATTTCCTTTGGGCATTTTCCTCTTTCATTCTCAGTGACCTCAAACTCCGGGAAGAGACTAAAAGATATATTCCTCAATCATTCCATATCAGCTTATATATGTGGGCATCTGCATTCTAGCTTTGGCAGAAACTTGAAGAGGCGCCATCAGTTGAGTCGTCACTTTTTATCCTTGCAAAAGTTTTTCCAGCTTAATGTACACCAGCCCTATTTTCATAGTGCTGTTAACTGTTCAACTGAAGCCCCAGCCGCCAAAGAGTTCTGGGAGTGGGAGATGGGTGACTGGAGGAGGAGCAGAGCCATGAGAATTTTGGCCATTGATAGAGGCCATGTTTCGTATGTTGACATTGACTTCAAGTCAGGCACCAAAAAGACTATCATATTGCCAACTTTTCCCCTGGACTCACGGTTCATGTCAACATCTTCATCCCATCACGAGTATGAATGTCATGATATGGTCCCTTTATCTTATGGGACAGTTAGAGCCCTGGTGTTTTCTGTTTCTCCAATTGTATCAGTTACAACTAAGATCTATGACTCAAGACCTGGATTTCTCAATCTGGTATTTGAGGCACCCATGCAAATGATTGGGGATAACACCTCCAGGGGAGATCTTTATGTTGCTCCATGGAATCATAGAGCCTTTGAGGATCCAGTCCCTAGCAGATATTGGTTGCAAATAGAAGCAACAGACTTCATGGGCAGATCAATTTTATCTGATTTGAGGCCATTTTCTGTTAATGGCCTTACTACTATGACTTCATGGACCTGGAAGGAATTTATGGTCATGGGTTGTCAATGGGATGCCTTGTATTACCCAATGCTCTGGTGTGCTGTATATTTCGTACTCTCCATCCTCCTTATTCCAAAAGCTATCCTCACTTTCTCAGTTAGGCATTTCacttacaagaataagggcttcGTGAATGCTGTAGGATTGGTTTTTCAGGAGCTCTGCAGGCTTCCCGTAGCATGGTTTGGTTTTTTAGGATACTTGTTCTACCTTATATTATTCCCCTGGGTTACTGGGCAAGTTTTCACTGACGGCAAGGATAAAGGATACATGACCTATATGGGGTGGGTGGTCAAATCTTTTAATCAGAAGGGAAAACATGAGTATGTTGGATCTCCAGATGTAATG ATCTCCAGAGAACATTTTCTCTCCGTTACAGGGAAGAAAGAAGATGACTATGGTCCAGAGGAAAAGAGATCTTTATGGTACGATTACTCAGGTAATAGGAGATCAAATTCTGGTGTTGGAAACCGGTGGATTCGAAATGTACTTTTGGTTCTTTGCTTTGCAGTTTGTTGGAAGCACTTTATG AATTGCAGGACTCTCATCAAAGCATATGAGATGAATCCCATTCTCCATTTTCCTGGATATAGCCTAACAATTCCACTACTGTTGGCTTATACGGCCTACAAAACCAGGAGTGTATAA